In Chitinophaga oryzae, the sequence CGTGGCGACCTACGTGTCTAAAATAAAAGTCAACAAACAACCCGTGCCTTTCCCTTACCGGGTGCATGATACGCCGGACCCCGATAAACTCAAGGTGTTTGCGGCTTTCGCAGGCAAATTCGGTTATAAGTTCGATGTCAGCACACCGGAGAGCATCGCCCGTTCTTTTAACAAAATGCTGCAGCTCGTACAGGGTAAACCTGAACAGCATGTACTGGAAACGCTGGGCATCCGTACCATGGCCAAAGCCATCTATACCGTAGAAAACGTAGGCCACTATGGCCTCGGTTTTGAAGACTACTGTCACTTTACCTCCCCGATACGCCGTTACCCCGACGTGCTCGTGCATCGCGTAGTAGCCGAATGCCTGGCAGGCGATATCCACCCGGACAAACAGATGGAGAAGAAGTGCAAGCATGATTCCGAAATGGAGCGTAAAGCCATGGAAGCGGAAAGAGCGGCCAACAAATACAAGCAGGTAGAATACATGCAGCAGTACATCGGTCACACTTTCGAAGGTGTGATCAGCGGCGTGGCGCATTTTGGTTTCTGGGTAGAAACCGTGGATACCAAGTGCGAAGGGCTGGTTAGCATCCATAACCTCAACCGCAAGGAAGAGTTTGTGTTCAACGAAGCGGAATATGCTTTGGTAGGACAGGCCAGTGGCCGCCGTTTCCGCATCGGTGAGAAAGTAAGCATCCGTGTGGTGGCTGCCAACCTCGCCAAACGCCAGCTGGATTATGAGCTGGACAGCGAGCTGGCTACCGATGCCGGCCGCACATTCCGGCCGGGCCAGCGTGACGAGCGCAGGGAAGGCCGCCGCGACCGCAAAAAGAAAAAACAAAAACACGGTCAGCAACCATGGCAGCCACGGGAAAAACAACCGTTTAAGCCGCAGCCTGTTGCTCCGGCAGCACCGGCCGTTTCCCTGGAAATACCGCCGGAACCGGTGGTCGACCAGGTTATTCCGGAAACACATGTGGTCGATGTCACCCCACTGCCGTCATCCTCTGTAACTTCCACTTCCACTTCGCCGGCGCCGACGGAAGCGCCTGTGAAGAAAAAGAAAACAGCGAAAAAAGAGACAACCGGAAAAGCCGCCCCGGCGGCTGCAAGCCCGGCGCCGGCACCAGCGGCCGCAGCTCCGGAAACAGCTCCTGCGTCTCCCGAAAAAATCAAAACAAGCAAGGGCAAAAAAACGAAAGAAGCCCCTGTGCAGCCCGCAGCGCAACCTGCGCCGGTAGCTGAGAAGAAAACAGCCGCGGTGAAAACGGCGGCCGCGAAATCTTCTGCTAAAACAGCCGCTAAAAAGCCCGCTGCCAAAGCAGCGGCGCCCAAAGCTGCCGCTAAGAAGGCGGTGAAGAAAGAAGCCGCGAAACCAGCGCCGGCAGTGAAAACGAAGACTGCCGAAGCCGCTGCTAAAAAGGCTGCAGTATCTAAAGCACCGGCCGCCAAAAAGGCCGCTGCACCTAAGGCTGCCGCTAAAAAGGCTGCGACGACTGCGAAAAAAGCGGCTGCTAAAAAGGCGACGGTGGCCCCTGCAAAAAAAGCGGCTGTGAAAGCCCCGGCAAAAAAAGCAACGACCAAAGCCCCGGCCAAAAAAGCTGCGGTGACCAGGACGCCTGCAAAGAAAGCTGCTGCTACCGCTAAAACGCCGGCGAAGAAAGCCGCCGCCAAAAAGGCAACGCCGAAAAAAGCCGCTGCCGCTAAAAAGAAAACAAAGAAGTAAATACTAAAATCACGGTCTATTTGACATGCATTCATTTAAAGAGTTAATAGCGCAGTTCAGCCAGCAGTTTGATCAATGGCATTTTCCGGAAGAACCCAAACGTTTGTACAATGCAGCGTCCCATATTTTGCAGATCGGCGGAAAACGTATCCGCCCCGTGCTTTGCCTGATGGGCAACGAACTGTTTGACGAGCTGCATCAGGATGCCTTTCAGGTAGGCAATGCGGTAGAATTGTTCCATAACTTTACACTCATCCATGACGATATCATGGACAAAGCGCCCATCCGGCGCGGACACCAGACAGTACATACCGTTTACGGCGATCCGGCCGCTATCCTGGCCGGCGATGTAATGCTGATCAACGTGTACGAAATGCTCAATAAGGTGCAGTCCAGATACAAACAACGTATCATCACCGTGTTTAATAAGGCGGCCATCGAAGTATGCGAAGGGCAGCAGATAGACATGGATTTTGAACAGATGGAGCCTGAGCAGGTGCAGTACGACGACTATGTGCGAATGATCGGCCTCAAAACCTCCGTATTGCTGGCAGCCAGCCTGCAGCTGGGCGCTATCATCGGCGGCGGCAGCGAAGGTAACCAGGAACATATGTACGCTTTCGGAAAAAATATCGGCATCGCTTTCCAGATACAGGACGACTTCCTCGACGCCTTCGGAGACCCCGACAAATTCGGCAAACAACAGGGCGGCGATATCCTGGTCAACAAAAAGACATTCCTCCTGCTGAAAGCTTTTGAGCTTTGCAACGCCGCACAGAAAGCCGAACTGAAAAAACTGATGGACACCCATCCCGACGATAAGGTGGCCAGGGTGCTCGATCTGTTCCGCAGCTGTAAAGTGGATGCATGGGCTGAAAAAGAAAAAGAACGTTTTCAGCAACAGGCCTTTGCGCACCTCGAAGACATCGCGGTGCTGTCGGCCCGTAAAAAACCGCTGATGGAGCTGGCAGACTTCCTCTTAAACCGCCAGCAATAATTTTTGTATTTAAAATCGCATTATATTCGCGTCTTTCTCAGGACCGGAGGGAGGAAAAATGAATAAATAATTAAATAGTTAAATGATTATTTTTCATATATTCATTTTTCCCGGCCACCGGTCCTGGGCAAGATTTTTTTATTAAAAGACTACCTTAAAACGTAATTCCGTCGCCAATGTCTAACTCGCTGTTTAGAAAGAAGTCCCTGTCCACAATCATGAAAGATGCCAATGAAGGAATGACTGACAGCCTTGAAACAGGAGTGGGCATGCATAAAGTGTTGAAGGTGAAAGACCTGACAGCGATGGGGATTGCAGCGGTCATTGGTGCGGGGATCTTTTCTACGATTGGTGAAGCGTCTTTTCACGGCGGCCCGGGCGTGTCCCTGCTGTTTGTGATCACCGCCATCACCTGCGGCTTTTCCGCCCTCTGTTATGCAGAATTTGCTTCCCGCGTACCGGTATCCGGTAGCGCTTATACTTACTCCTATGTAACTTTCGGTGAACTGGCAGCCTGGGTAATAGGCTGGGCGCTGATCCTGGAGTATGCGATCGGCAACATCGCCGTGGCTATTTCCTGGAGCGGGTATTTTAACAATCTCCTGAGCGGACTTGGTATCTCGTTGCCCGACTGGCTTTCGAGTAACTATGACAGCGCTTCTCAGGCTACCATAGAAGCGGCGCCGCATATTTTCGGTATCCCTTTTATTGTGAACCTCCCTGCTTTTATTATTGTTGTGCTGATCACCTACCTGGCCTATGTGGGTATCCGGGAAAGTAAGCGCAGCGCTAATTTCATGGTGGGGCTGAAGATACTGGTGATCCTGTTTGTGATAGTCCTGGGCTTCTTTTATGTAAACCCGTCCAACTGGAGTCCTTTTATGCCGAATGGTTTTTCCGGTGTGTTAAAGGGGGTGTCTGCCGTGTTTTTCGCCTATATCGGTTTTGATGCGGTGAGCACTACGGCGGAAGAATGTGCCAATCCACAGCGGGACCTGCCGAAGGGCATGATTTATTCGCTTATTATCTGTACCGTGCTGTACGTGCTGATTTCCTTCGTGCTGACCGGCATGGTGCCTTTTTACAAGCTGAAGGTAGACGACCCGCTGGCTTTTGTGTTCAACGAAGTGAACCTGCCGGGCATCAGTTATATTATTTCTGTGAGCGCCGTGGTGGCTACCACCAGCGTATTGCTGGTGTTCCAGATCGGCCAGCCCCGTATCTGGATGAGCATGAGCCGCGACGGGCTGCTGCCTAAAAAATTCGCCAAAATCCATCCCCGGTTTAAAACGCCTTCCTTTGCCACTATCATCACGGGCGTTATTGTAGGCGTACCCGCATTGTTCCTGAACCTGACCATCGTAACGGACCTCACCAGTATTGGGACGCTGTTTGCCTTTATCCTGGTATGCGGCGGGGTGCTGATGCTGCCGCCACAGGAGAAAACCAACGATAAACGTTTCCGGTTGCCCTATATCAACGGGCAGTACATCGTGCCGGCACTGGTGATACTGCTGCTGGTGCTTTTCCGCGGCGAAATTGGCCGCAGGATGTCATTAGAAGGGGGCTGGGAGGTATGGAAGCACAATATTCCCTTCTTCTTTTTTGTTATCGTGACCATAGTGATCACCTTCTTTTCGGTGATGCGTAAGTTGTCGCTCATCCCTGTCCTGGGGCTGCTCAGCTGTTTTTACCTGATGACCGAGATCGCACTGAAAAACTGGATCGTATTCAGCATCTGGCTGGTCATTGGCCTCAGCATTTATTTCCTTTACAGTTATCGCCACAGTAAGCTCCGTCAGGCCTGATACGGGTTATTTTTCGTAACTTAATAGTGAGTTCTTTAAAATTTATTTTATGAACACGCTACAAAGAGTTGTACGATGGGGTGATGCACATCACCCGGTATGGTTGAGCGTTGTACGGATGGCGCTGGGCCTTTTCCTGATGTCGGTGGGCGTACTGTTTGTGATGAACAGGGATGCGCTGAACACGATGATCGCTGAAAGCCCTGCGCTGGTTACCGCCGCCTTCTTCATTGCACACTACATTGTATTTGTGCATATCGTAGGCGGATTGTTCATAGCCATGGGCCTGGAAACCAGGTTTGCCGCGCTGCTCAATATCCCGATTCTGCTGGGGGCGTTGTTGTTCGTGCATTCACGGACAGGATTGTTCCAGGTGTATCCGGTGCTGAGCCTGTCTGCGCTGGTGCTGGTGCTGCTGATCGTTTTTGCGATAACCGGCAGCGGACGCATCTCGGTAGACGAGTTTATGCGGAGGCATCCTGAGAAGAAGCGCAAGCATACCTACATCGATTTCTGAGCCGGCTTCTCCATACAGGCGTACCTGTGAGTATCACCATTTTAATGGCGCAGGAGAGCTACGGCCCTCCCCAAATCAAATCTTCCCGCTTCTTCCTCTCTTTTTCCCCGCCAAAACTCTATTTTTGTGTCCAGAAGAATGCAAATATGAAATATCAAACTGGAGACAAGATATTACTGTTGAGCTCTAAAGAAGAAGGTACAGTAGTAGACATTGTCAATGACAATATGGTGATGATAGAGGTGAAAGGCACTACTTTCCCGGTATACCTTGATCAGATAGACTTTCCCTATTTCCATCGTTTTACCCAGCAGAAACTGGTGAAGGAGAAGCCTAAACAGATTCCGGGCGATGAGATCAGGGTAGACAGAAAAAAATACGAAGTCTTTAAGACAGACAAGGGCATGTTCCTGTCCGTACTGCCTGTATATCAATTTGACGGCTATGATGAAACGGTGAAGCTGATGAAGTTCCATCTGTTCAACGATACGCCGCATGCCATGCGCTTTTATTTCCAGATATGGCTCAACAACCAGATGGACCTGGAGATAAAGAACGAGATACAGCCGTACAACCATTTTTACCTGGCAGACCTGATGTTTGAATCGCTGAAC encodes:
- the rnr gene encoding ribonuclease R — its product is MSKKKKDKKNPGQKKTFRGVVELTRSGMAFVIVPGLARDIMVKQKNLHTALDKDEVLVDVIKHARGDGRQEGIITDILKRNKTEFTGTLQVSKSFGFLITEKGMFMPDIYIPANSLNGGKSGDKAVVKVVAWGEKTRKPVGEVIEILDASDTNDLAMKEILIEAGFPLSFPAEVMTELAELKEEITETEVRKRKDCRNILTFTIDPVDAKDFDDAISIRPLKNGLYEIGVHIADVSHYVVPGTELDKEADRRATSVYLPDRVLPMLPEKISNELCSLRPHEDKLTFSAIFQMNEKGEVKHHWIGRTIIHSDHRFTYEDAQEVIETKEGPYQEEILLLNKIAQTLRQERFAHGAINFSSQEVRFRLDEKGKPIGIVIKESKEAHQLIEEFMLLANRTVATYVSKIKVNKQPVPFPYRVHDTPDPDKLKVFAAFAGKFGYKFDVSTPESIARSFNKMLQLVQGKPEQHVLETLGIRTMAKAIYTVENVGHYGLGFEDYCHFTSPIRRYPDVLVHRVVAECLAGDIHPDKQMEKKCKHDSEMERKAMEAERAANKYKQVEYMQQYIGHTFEGVISGVAHFGFWVETVDTKCEGLVSIHNLNRKEEFVFNEAEYALVGQASGRRFRIGEKVSIRVVAANLAKRQLDYELDSELATDAGRTFRPGQRDERREGRRDRKKKKQKHGQQPWQPREKQPFKPQPVAPAAPAVSLEIPPEPVVDQVIPETHVVDVTPLPSSSVTSTSTSPAPTEAPVKKKKTAKKETTGKAAPAAASPAPAPAAAAPETAPASPEKIKTSKGKKTKEAPVQPAAQPAPVAEKKTAAVKTAAAKSSAKTAAKKPAAKAAAPKAAAKKAVKKEAAKPAPAVKTKTAEAAAKKAAVSKAPAAKKAAAPKAAAKKAATTAKKAAAKKATVAPAKKAAVKAPAKKATTKAPAKKAAVTRTPAKKAAATAKTPAKKAAAKKATPKKAAAAKKKTKK
- a CDS encoding polyprenyl synthetase family protein, whose protein sequence is MHSFKELIAQFSQQFDQWHFPEEPKRLYNAASHILQIGGKRIRPVLCLMGNELFDELHQDAFQVGNAVELFHNFTLIHDDIMDKAPIRRGHQTVHTVYGDPAAILAGDVMLINVYEMLNKVQSRYKQRIITVFNKAAIEVCEGQQIDMDFEQMEPEQVQYDDYVRMIGLKTSVLLAASLQLGAIIGGGSEGNQEHMYAFGKNIGIAFQIQDDFLDAFGDPDKFGKQQGGDILVNKKTFLLLKAFELCNAAQKAELKKLMDTHPDDKVARVLDLFRSCKVDAWAEKEKERFQQQAFAHLEDIAVLSARKKPLMELADFLLNRQQ
- a CDS encoding amino acid permease codes for the protein MSNSLFRKKSLSTIMKDANEGMTDSLETGVGMHKVLKVKDLTAMGIAAVIGAGIFSTIGEASFHGGPGVSLLFVITAITCGFSALCYAEFASRVPVSGSAYTYSYVTFGELAAWVIGWALILEYAIGNIAVAISWSGYFNNLLSGLGISLPDWLSSNYDSASQATIEAAPHIFGIPFIVNLPAFIIVVLITYLAYVGIRESKRSANFMVGLKILVILFVIVLGFFYVNPSNWSPFMPNGFSGVLKGVSAVFFAYIGFDAVSTTAEECANPQRDLPKGMIYSLIICTVLYVLISFVLTGMVPFYKLKVDDPLAFVFNEVNLPGISYIISVSAVVATTSVLLVFQIGQPRIWMSMSRDGLLPKKFAKIHPRFKTPSFATIITGVIVGVPALFLNLTIVTDLTSIGTLFAFILVCGGVLMLPPQEKTNDKRFRLPYINGQYIVPALVILLLVLFRGEIGRRMSLEGGWEVWKHNIPFFFFVIVTIVITFFSVMRKLSLIPVLGLLSCFYLMTEIALKNWIVFSIWLVIGLSIYFLYSYRHSKLRQA
- a CDS encoding DoxX family protein, whose product is MNTLQRVVRWGDAHHPVWLSVVRMALGLFLMSVGVLFVMNRDALNTMIAESPALVTAAFFIAHYIVFVHIVGGLFIAMGLETRFAALLNIPILLGALLFVHSRTGLFQVYPVLSLSALVLVLLIVFAITGSGRISVDEFMRRHPEKKRKHTYIDF